TTATATACCAAAGATCTGATTGGCTACACCATTAATAAGCACCCGACCGCAAATTTAGTCTGTCACGCATTGAACATTGTTATCAAGAAAAAGGAGGGCTAATTGTACATTCAGACAGAGGCAGTCAGTATCCATGCGTATCATAAGATCATTAAGCAAGCAGCATCTGTTTACAAGCTCAATGAGTGGCACAGATAATTGTTTCAACAACGCTCCCATAACAAGCTTCTGTGTCGTGTTGAGGAATTAACTGGTATATCACCAAGACTATAAAACAGGGTTTACAGCTATCATCGGCTATATCTATCTGTACTACAACCAAACAAGAATTTAAAAGAGCTTGGGCTATAACAAGCCCAGGTAGGTATGGTTTGGCTTTCATCATCAGGCTGCATAACTAAAATCTCCCAATTTTAACCGTACGAATTTGATGGCAGGGGCCACCGACAATCTCGGAGCAGTTTATAGCCTTTTCCTTATGACGAAATAACAAGAAAAATCTGTAAATTCAAGATTTAATGCCAATGTTTACATTTACTAGTCTTTCCAATCCCAGGATTAAAGCTATTAGTTGGATCGAGAATTTTTAAATGTTCCTGATACTCTGTAGAAGCATGATATATATGTCCGACATTATGTTCTGCAGGGTATGTTGCTCCTCGCTGCTCTAGATAAGCTAAAACCTCATTTTTAAACTGGTGAGCATCTACATCTTCATTTAACAAATAATCTTGATGGCAAACAAAACAGAAAAAGTGACCACAACAGCTTTCCATCATTACTTGTTGTTGAAGATGCTCAGGCAAATCAATTAACCACTGTTGATCATTACGACGCAAGGCAACATCAAATGAGACTAGACGTTCGTTAGGGTCGATCCCTTCACTCTCACAGTAGTAAATGAGACCACCTCCAATTGCAAAACGAATCAAAAAGGCATTCTTTTCTTCTTTTGGGGTACATTGAAAAAACTGTTCTATATCTCCTTTAAAGAAATCAGTTAGTAGTTGTTGAAGTTCATCTTGCTGCACTTGTTCAATTTTAATCACTAAATGATGTTGGTATTTTTTCTGAAATTTCTGTAATCGAGGTTCAATCCATGTAGGTGTTAGACTATTAAATAATTGAATACAACGATCAAAAATATTGTTAGGCAATAACGGTACAGATTTGAAAAAACGATCTAGCTTGGCTTTTAGGGCAAATAAAGTAGGAATTTTTTCTGCCCCGAAAATATCAATTATTTTATACATATGTTTGGCATAACGTTGAGTCAGTTCAAATGCCTGATGATGAATATATTCAGCCTGATTTGGTAGAACTGTGAGATTTTCTAGTAAGTATTTACGCAGTTGAATCAGTTCAACTTCATCGTTGCTACTGATAAAATAAGAAGTTGAGTTTGATCCAGCTTCAAAGGTCGGTAAACGCACAGCAAAGACAGCAAGTTTACCTGAGCAACCTGAACTTTCATGTAAATATGCTGGATTTCCATTATAACGTGTCGGCGTCGGTGATGTAGTATCACGCAAGTTCTCGGCATATTGTTCAGCCCAGATTTGACCATCCCAGTCTTCCGCTTGATTAATCACATAATTTTGTTGTTCCAAATTTTGAAAGACTTGTTCAGGTGTTTCACCAAGCGCAATGCCTAGATGGTTTACAAGCTGTAAGCTACCATACTCATCAATTTGGGCAAATAGAGACTTTTCGGTATAGGCAGGACCACGACGAATTAAGGAACCTCCTGAGTTGTTACAAATTCCACCAATAACAGAAGCACCAATGCATGAGGAACCAATCACCGAATGTGGCTCACGCTTATAAGGCTTTAAAGCATTTTCCAACTCAGTCAAAGTCGTGCCAGGAAAGGCTAAAACCTGCTGTGCACTATCTAATAATTGTAAACCCTTCAACCGACGAGTGCTAATTACAATCACATCGCGGTCATAATCATTAGCATCGGGAGTCGACCCACCTGTTAAGCCTGTATTGGATGCCTGTAAAATCACGATTACATCATGTTTTACACAGATTTCTAGTGTTCGCCATAGTGCCAATAGGGTATCGGGAAGAACAACCCCAATCGCGTCCCCTTTACCCACCCGAAATCCCTTCAGATAATGTGCTTTATCATTTGCTCTATAAAGGACCTTATCTGAACCTAAGGTTCGTGACAATTCATTAATCAGTTGATGTTGTATGGTCATTAAAAGTTTTACTCTAGATGAATTTATGTTAAATCTGCAGTGATAATTTCAATTAAAGTTAGTTACTTAGAATTTTTAGTATAAGCCTCTTATGCTCTGACCAATTTAATTATGCCACTACAGTGCTATAAGTTCTTATCTTCTTGGTCATAGTAACCTCTTCATCGAGTCGTCAGTTTACCAATTTTATTTCTACAGTTTCTTCAGCACATACCATGAGCGAGCACGTCGTTTAAACTGTAGTAAAACAGGCATTTATCATGCCTTAAAACGCCTTGGTATCAGTCAAAAAAAAGACCTTAGAGCATCCAAAGGCATGTCCGATAAAAAGAGCGATATATCACAGTAAGCTTAATAGCTTCATGCAACAAGGCTACCCCATTGTTTACATGGATGAAAGTGGCTTTGAGGCTGAAACCATTCGTTCTCATGGCTATGCACCGATAGGCAAACCTTGTATTGATCGCTACAACTGGCAAGGTAAAAAGCGAACCAATGTCATTGGTGCTCTTTATGAGAAGATGCTGTTTGCACTTGATTACTTTAAGTACAGCATCAACAGCAGCATATTCTACGGCTGGTGCAAAAAAACCCTCATCCCAAGTCTTAAAACCAAATGTGTGATTGTCATGGATAACGCTCGATTTCATAAAAGTAGACGTACCCAAAAACTACTCAACCGGCATGGTCATCGTATATTATGGCTGCCGCCGTACAGCCCAGACTTGAACCCTATTGAAAAGAAATGGGCACAAGTGAAGTTTCTACGCCAAGGCTGGATGGAAAACGACTTATCCAAATTGTTTTACGATGTTTGTCCTAACCATAACAATTTTATTTTGAACTGACTATAGTTCAAATATTTAAATAGATTAATGTGAATGACGAGGAACCTCGGAACCACGACAGCCGACTAGAAAATCGAAATCACAGCCTTCA
This is a stretch of genomic DNA from Psychrobacter alimentarius. It encodes these proteins:
- the dld gene encoding D-lactate dehydrogenase — protein: MTIQHQLINELSRTLGSDKVLYRANDKAHYLKGFRVGKGDAIGVVLPDTLLALWRTLEICVKHDVIVILQASNTGLTGGSTPDANDYDRDVIVISTRRLKGLQLLDSAQQVLAFPGTTLTELENALKPYKREPHSVIGSSCIGASVIGGICNNSGGSLIRRGPAYTEKSLFAQIDEYGSLQLVNHLGIALGETPEQVFQNLEQQNYVINQAEDWDGQIWAEQYAENLRDTTSPTPTRYNGNPAYLHESSGCSGKLAVFAVRLPTFEAGSNSTSYFISSNDEVELIQLRKYLLENLTVLPNQAEYIHHQAFELTQRYAKHMYKIIDIFGAEKIPTLFALKAKLDRFFKSVPLLPNNIFDRCIQLFNSLTPTWIEPRLQKFQKKYQHHLVIKIEQVQQDELQQLLTDFFKGDIEQFFQCTPKEEKNAFLIRFAIGGGLIYYCESEGIDPNERLVSFDVALRRNDQQWLIDLPEHLQQQVMMESCCGHFFCFVCHQDYLLNEDVDAHQFKNEVLAYLEQRGATYPAEHNVGHIYHASTEYQEHLKILDPTNSFNPGIGKTSKCKHWH
- a CDS encoding IS630 family transposase, yielding MYHSKLNSFMQQGYPIVYMDESGFEAETIRSHGYAPIGKPCIDRYNWQGKKRTNVIGALYEKMLFALDYFKYSINSSIFYGWCKKTLIPSLKTKCVIVMDNARFHKSRRTQKLLNRHGHRILWLPPYSPDLNPIEKKWAQVKFLRQGWMENDLSKLFYDVCPNHNNFILN